One Cervus canadensis isolate Bull #8, Minnesota chromosome 1, ASM1932006v1, whole genome shotgun sequence genomic window carries:
- the ATP5MC1 gene encoding ATP synthase F(0) complex subunit C1, mitochondrial yields the protein MQTTGALLISPALIRSCTRGLIRPVSASFLSRPEIPSVQPSYGSGPLQVARREFQTSVVSRDIDTAAKFIGAGAATVGVAGSGAGIGTVFGSLIIGYARNPSLKQQLFSYAILGFALSEAMGLFCLMVAFLILFAM from the exons atgcagaccACCGGGGCACTACTCATTTCTCCTGCTCTG ATCCGCTCTTGTACCAGGGGTCTGATCAGGCCTGTGTCTGCCTCCTTCCTGAGTAGGCCAGAGATCCCATCTGTACAG ccttcCTACGGCAGTGGCCCACTGCAGGTGGCCCGGCGGGAATTCCAGACCAGTGTTGTCTCTCGGGACATTGACACAGCAGCCAAATTTATTGGTGCTGGGGCTGCCACAGTTGGTGTGGCTGGTTCAGGGGCCGGTATTGGAACAGTGTTTGGCAGCTTGATCATTGGCTATGCCAG GAACCCGTCTCTGAAGCAGCAGCTCTTCTCCTATGCCATTCTCGGTTTTGCCCTGTCTGAGGCTATGGGGCTCTTCTGTTTGATGGTCGCCTTCCTCATCCTCTTCGCCATGTGA